One Nonomuraea angiospora DNA segment encodes these proteins:
- a CDS encoding branched-chain amino acid ABC transporter permease, which translates to MIRRVAGPAVAAVTLALPAVLDDSALAVYILLGLAAMVTVGVSLLMGYAGQVSLGQGAFYAVGAYTAALLSLHGVPPLAGLVAAPVVAAASALVIGVPLLRLRGHHLAFATLAMQLILLSLAGQLEVTGGDIGLQAIPQFSVGSFEAGGASAYAYLTWIGLALVMLVTRNVITSRPGRALRALATSETAAASSGIPVGRYKLVVFALSAAFAGLAGGIYCFYTGYVAPGSFPVLISIQYIVMAVVGGLGTIWGAVVGATAITLLVQGLNSLAALPGMPSYAPGVLSYAVYALVLILVVLFLPRGLLPALSGRFDRDRGHR; encoded by the coding sequence ATGATCCGCCGGGTGGCCGGGCCGGCGGTCGCGGCCGTGACGCTGGCGCTGCCCGCCGTGCTCGACGACAGCGCGCTGGCCGTGTACATCCTGCTCGGGCTGGCCGCGATGGTCACCGTCGGGGTGTCGCTGCTGATGGGCTACGCCGGGCAGGTGTCGCTGGGCCAGGGCGCCTTCTACGCCGTCGGCGCCTACACCGCCGCGCTGCTGTCCCTGCACGGCGTGCCACCGCTGGCCGGGCTGGTCGCCGCTCCGGTGGTGGCGGCCGCGTCGGCGCTGGTGATCGGCGTGCCGCTGCTGCGGCTGCGCGGGCACCACCTGGCGTTCGCGACGCTGGCCATGCAGCTCATCCTGCTCTCGCTGGCCGGGCAGCTGGAGGTCACCGGCGGGGACATCGGGCTGCAGGCCATCCCGCAGTTCTCGGTCGGGTCGTTCGAGGCGGGCGGCGCGTCCGCGTACGCGTACCTGACCTGGATCGGGCTGGCGCTGGTGATGCTGGTGACCCGGAACGTGATCACCTCGCGGCCGGGCCGCGCCCTGCGCGCGCTGGCCACCAGCGAGACCGCCGCCGCGTCCTCGGGGATCCCCGTCGGGCGGTACAAGCTGGTGGTGTTCGCGCTGTCGGCGGCGTTCGCGGGGCTCGCGGGCGGGATCTACTGCTTCTACACGGGGTACGTGGCGCCGGGCTCGTTCCCCGTGCTCATCTCGATCCAGTACATCGTGATGGCCGTGGTCGGCGGGCTGGGCACGATCTGGGGCGCCGTGGTCGGCGCGACCGCGATCACGCTGCTCGTGCAGGGGCTGAACAGCTTGGCCGCGCTGCCGGGGATGCCGTCGTACGCGCCCGGCGTGCTGTCGTACGCCGTGTACGCGCTCGTCCTCATCCTGGTCGTGCTCTTCCTGCCCCGCGGCCTGCTCCCCGCCCTCTCCGGCCGCTTCGACCGGGACCGCGGGCATAGGTGA
- a CDS encoding branched-chain amino acid ABC transporter permease, translating to MSAFLTYLLNGLAVGCAIALIASGLVVIHRVTGVVNFAQGTFAVVAGLCASSLLGLGFPHGLSELAAILVAALAGLLTGLAAIGRRGTTPLSSLIVTLGVGVLAYAVEIVLWGDQPRSAPGLAGSVTLAGARVQTQHLLVIGVTAAAFVLLALFFGRTYLGKALTACASNPYAARVVGIDTRLMGLLAFALGGLLGGIAGVLVTPLRPISFDTDVTLIVNAFAAAVFGALTRPVITLAGALLLGVAETMAAGYGYGSHQLEVALGLMIVVMIVQASRRSAISQEPA from the coding sequence ATGAGCGCCTTCCTCACGTACCTGCTGAACGGGCTCGCGGTCGGATGCGCGATCGCGCTCATCGCCAGCGGCCTGGTCGTGATCCACCGCGTCACGGGCGTGGTGAACTTCGCGCAGGGCACGTTCGCGGTCGTGGCCGGGCTGTGCGCGTCGTCGCTGCTCGGGCTGGGGTTCCCGCACGGGCTGAGCGAGCTGGCCGCCATCCTGGTCGCGGCGCTGGCGGGGCTGCTGACCGGCCTGGCCGCCATCGGCCGGCGGGGCACCACGCCGCTGTCGTCCCTGATCGTGACGCTCGGCGTGGGCGTGCTCGCGTACGCCGTCGAGATCGTCCTGTGGGGCGACCAGCCGCGTTCGGCGCCCGGCCTGGCCGGCTCGGTGACGCTGGCGGGCGCGCGCGTCCAGACGCAGCACCTGCTGGTCATCGGCGTGACGGCGGCCGCGTTCGTGCTGCTGGCGCTCTTCTTCGGGCGCACCTACCTGGGCAAGGCGCTGACGGCGTGCGCCTCCAACCCGTACGCCGCCCGCGTGGTCGGGATCGACACGCGGCTGATGGGGCTGCTGGCGTTCGCGCTGGGCGGGCTGCTCGGCGGGATCGCCGGGGTGCTGGTGACGCCGCTGCGGCCGATCTCGTTCGACACCGACGTCACGCTCATCGTGAACGCCTTCGCCGCGGCCGTCTTCGGCGCGCTCACCCGGCCCGTGATCACGCTGGCCGGAGCGCTGCTGCTGGGCGTGGCCGAGACCATGGCCGCCGGGTACGGCTACGGATCGCACCAGCTGGAGGTGGCGCTGGGTCTCATGATCGTCGTCATGATCGTACAGGCGAGCCGGCGCTCGGCCATCTCGCAGGAACCGGCATGA